A stretch of DNA from Mesorhizobium onobrychidis:
GGGCATGTGAAAGCGGCGGGTTGGGGCCGGGGCTTGAGCACTCTGCTGCGCATTACGCGCATGAATTTGAGGCACCCGTGGCAGGTCGCGCTAGCTATCGGTTCGACGATCATAGCCGTGATCCTGCAGTTGCTAGTTCCCTGGCTTCTCGGCTGGGCTGTCGACCAGACCCAGGTGGCAATCGGGAGTGGTGTCACGGGGACGGCTGCAGAACAAGCGCTATGGACTTCGGCTCTCCTGCTTCTCGCCGCGAGTACGCTACGCGGCCTCTTCACGATGGCGCAAAACTATTTTGCCGAAGCCGTCGGGCATCACGCCGCGTACGAACTGCGGCTGGCTTGTTACGACAAGGTCCAGCGCCTCAGCTTTTCCTTTCATGACCGGGTGCATTCAGGCGACCTGATCACTCTCGGCATCCTCGATCTCGACGGCGTGCGGATGTATTTTTCCACCGCCCTGATTCGCTTGCTTCTGCTCACCATGCTGATCGGGATCGGCGCCTACAGGATGATCTCAACCGACCCGGTGCTCGGTCTCATCGCGCTAAGCTTCGTGCCTTTCGTGGCCTGGAGATCGTCGGTCACGCAGCTTAAGCTACGCGTCATCTGGCTCGACCTGCAGGAGCGGCTTTCCGTCCTAGGCCGCGTGATGGAGGAAAATCTCGCAGGCATCCGCGTTGTCCGGGCGTTTTCGGCACAAGCTTATGAAATGGTAAAGTTCGACCGCGCCTCGAAAAACGCGCTCGAACTCGCCCACGAGCAGGTTGATGTCTACGTGCCCAATACGTCGGCAATGACGCTGGCCTTCTTTTTCGCCATGGGGTTGGTCCTCTGGATCGGTTGCAACAAGGTCATCGCCGGCCAGATCAGCGTTGGGACGCTCACGATGTTCCTGGCCTTCATGACGATCCTGCAAATGCCCGTCCGCCAGATCGGTCTGATGGTCAACGGCTTCGCCCGCGCCTACACTTGCGGTTCGCGCCTCTTCGGTCTGCTCGACCAGGACATCACGATCAGGGATGCTTCCACCGCCAGACCGCTTGAGATCGGTGAAGGCACTCTGCGCTTCGACAATGTCTCGTTTGCATATCCCGGCACCGGAAACCGCGCCATTCTGAAGAATATCACCTTTAGCGCCCGTAGGGGCGAGACGATCGCGATCGTGGGTCCGCCGGGTTCGGGAAAATCGACAATGGCTCACCTGATCCCCCGCTTTTACGATGTCACTGGGGGCACCATCATGCTTGACGGGCAGGACATCCGCGCGGTTACCCTCGCCACGCTTCGCCAGGCGGTCGCCGTCGTACAGCAGGATGCATTCCTGTTCACTACCACGATCGAGAACAACATCGCCTATGGCGACCCCTGGGCGAAGGAACAGCGGATCGAGCGCGCTAGCGAATCCGCCCAGTTGCACAATTACATTCTTGGCCTCCCCGCGGGCTACAAGACGGTCGTCGGCGAACGTGGCGCCTCTCTCTCTGGCGGCCAGCGCCAGCGTCTCACCATAGCTCGCACGATGATGTTGCGCCCATCAATCGTCATTTTCGACGACTCAACGGCCGCGATCGACGCCGCCACCGAGCAGCGCATCCGCGCGGCGATACGGCGTTTCGCCAAGGATAGGGTGACGATCATCATCGCCCACCGGCTGAGTTCGCTCAAGCACGCCGACCGGATCCTGTTTGTCGACAATGGCGAGATCGTGGAACGCGGCACCCATCAGGAGCTTTTGGCCAAGCGGGGACGCTATAAGGCCCTTTATGATCTTCAGCTACGCCCGGAAGATGACATTGCGACCACGTATAGGGGCGCGCCCTGATGGCCAAGGCGCACGCCAGCGAAATCGAAACCGAACCCAATGACAGCGGCAGGCGCCCGCCGCGCGCGGTCGTCGGCTCCCATCGCATCGAGGAGGAGATGTTCGGCCGGGCTTTCGACAAGAACATCATCCGGCGCATCTGGGCCTTCGTTCGTCCGTACCGAGCCATGGCAGTCGTCTCGGTTGCCGCATTGCTGGTTTTCACTGGCACGCAGCTTCTCATCCCGCTGATCATCCGCCACGCGATCGACCACGCCATAACTCCGGCAGGCGTTGATCGCTCGGCCGTTCTTGCGGCCGCCGGCGCGTTTGCGCTCGCCATTCTGGTTAATTTCGGCGCCGCCTACGCGCAGGAAACCGTGGTGGGGAAAATGGCCGAGAACGTCCTCTTCGACATCCGGCGCGCAATGTTTGCCCATCTGCAGAAGGTATCGCTCTCATTCATGGACAAGACCGAGGTCGGACGACTGATGTCCCGCCTTCAAGGCGACGTCAACTCTATCCAGGAATTCCTCGAAAGCTCGATCTACTCCGTGGGCGATATCGCGCTTCTCTTCGGCATCGTTTTCGTAATGCTTTGCGTCAATTTCAGCCTGGGCTTTCTCACGCTCTCGGTCTTGCCGGCCCTGTTGATGATCCGCATCGTCTGGCTGCCGCGTGCACGCGAGGCCTTCATGGCTGCACACGACACCAACTCAGTCGTCAACGGCGCGTTGGCCGAAGCCATTCACGGCGTGCGCACCGTCCAGTCCATGGACCGCCAGCACGTAAACTTCCTACTGTATGACGACAAGGCACATGCCGACCTCAGGACACACCTGGTCGCGGCCAGGTATGCGCAGGTCATGGTGCCGATCGTTGATGGCCTCACCGGTCTCGCCATGGCCGTCGTCATTGTGGTCGGCGGCTCCATGATCGTGAATGGCCACGTCGATGTGGGGGTATTGGTTGCCTACATATTCTATATCCAACGCTTCTTTGACCCAATTCGCTCACTTACTCTGCAATATTCCGTGATGCAGCGCGCCATGGCCTCCGGCAAGCGCCTGACCGATGTGCTCGACGTCAGGATCGAGATCCAGGACAAACCGGATGCTAAGGTCCTTGCGCCCGAAATGGACGGCTCGGTCGAGTTCAGGAACGTCACGTTCGGCTACGATCCCAAAAATCCGGTGCTGAAAAACGTCTCCTTCGGGGTCAATCCCGGCGAGACGGTCGCCTTGGTCGGGCCGACCGGCTCTGGTAAATCGAGCGCGATGGCCCTCGCCCACCGCTTTTATGATGTTCAGCAAGGCCAAGTGCTGGTCGGCGGACATGATGTGCGCGATCTCACCCAGGAATCGCTCGGGCTCCAGATCGCCATGGTGCTGCAGGAGCCGTTTCTGTTCACCGGGACGGTCTTCGAGAACATCCGCTACCACAAGAGGAAAGCTACGCGGGACAAAGTGATCGAGGCCGCCAAGGTGGTCGGCGCCCACGACTTCATCATGAGCCTTGCCGACGGGTATGATACCCAACTCGGCGAACGCGGCGGCAACCTTTCTCTCGGCCAGCGTCAGCTTGTCAGTTTCGCCCGCGCTCTCGTTGCCGACGCCAAGATCCTAGTTCTTGACGAGGCCACCGCCAACATCGACAGCTACACGGAAATGCTGATCCAGAAGGCTCTGACAAAACTCCTGAAAGGCCGCACTGGGCTTGTCATCGCTCACCGGCTCGCCACAATCCGCGGTGCCGATCGAATCATCGTACTTCAGAATGGCCAAATTAGTGAAACCGGTAACCACGACAAACTGATGGCTATGGGTGGGCTTTATTCCAAACTCTACAATCTGAACTACTCGTCCTTCAACGACGTTCTCGAAGAGCAAGCCGACCCGACCGTACAAGCCGCCTCTCAGACCTGATGCCTCGCCGACGTATCTGAGGTACCGTCCACCACTTTCAGGCGTACCGGCGGACGCCGCGGATGAAGCGGCACACTTCGTGGAGAAGCACCTATTTGCAGGCTTACCGAGTACTCAAAAAAGTCGCCGGGCGAGCTTAGCCGTACAAGCCGGACAACCCAGCTCCATTTCCAACCAAACAACCGCCTGCCCGCCTTCCTAAAAGCCTTGCAGGACGGAAAGCTCCGCCACGAGACCGAAGCGGCCATCACCGAAACAGCGGCAAGCGTCTGCCCCGACCAATTTCTTCCATGCCTAATCGGCACAGTTCGCCGGGCGACATGGAGCCCCAGGTTTAATGACCTTAAGCCGCCTGCTTATGTCCTTACCAGGTCATCTTACCCGAGCTGGACTTCCCACGACCTTCGCCCCTGCGGGGACGTCTCGCGTGACCACGCTGCCAGCGCCCACGACCGCATCATTGCCAATCGTAATGCCCGGCAGGATGATTGCTCCACCGCCGATCCAGGCACGACTGCCAATTCGGACAGGACGCCCGAATAGCAGACCGCGCTGCCGCTGCTCGGGATCATGTGGATGTTCGGCGGTATAGATCTGTACGGCGGGGCCAATTGTCGTTCCTTTGCCAATCCTCACCTCTGCCACGTCAAGGATGATGCAGTTGAAGTTGACGTAGACGTCGGCCTCGATGCCGATGTTGAAACCGTAATCGCAGAAAAAGGGCGGACGGATGACCGCTCCTGGTCCAACTTCTCCGAGCCGCTCGGACAACAGCGTATGCC
This window harbors:
- a CDS encoding ABC transporter ATP-binding protein — protein: MSRDAVGTTSPKSSGHVKAAGWGRGLSTLLRITRMNLRHPWQVALAIGSTIIAVILQLLVPWLLGWAVDQTQVAIGSGVTGTAAEQALWTSALLLLAASTLRGLFTMAQNYFAEAVGHHAAYELRLACYDKVQRLSFSFHDRVHSGDLITLGILDLDGVRMYFSTALIRLLLLTMLIGIGAYRMISTDPVLGLIALSFVPFVAWRSSVTQLKLRVIWLDLQERLSVLGRVMEENLAGIRVVRAFSAQAYEMVKFDRASKNALELAHEQVDVYVPNTSAMTLAFFFAMGLVLWIGCNKVIAGQISVGTLTMFLAFMTILQMPVRQIGLMVNGFARAYTCGSRLFGLLDQDITIRDASTARPLEIGEGTLRFDNVSFAYPGTGNRAILKNITFSARRGETIAIVGPPGSGKSTMAHLIPRFYDVTGGTIMLDGQDIRAVTLATLRQAVAVVQQDAFLFTTTIENNIAYGDPWAKEQRIERASESAQLHNYILGLPAGYKTVVGERGASLSGGQRQRLTIARTMMLRPSIVIFDDSTAAIDAATEQRIRAAIRRFAKDRVTIIIAHRLSSLKHADRILFVDNGEIVERGTHQELLAKRGRYKALYDLQLRPEDDIATTYRGAP
- a CDS encoding sugar O-acetyltransferase; the encoded protein is MMRSQKEKMLAGELYNASDPEIQADLLATGAWLKRYNDMLGQTAEHWHTLLSERLGEVGPGAVIRPPFFCDYGFNIGIEADVYVNFNCIILDVAEVRIGKGTTIGPAVQIYTAEHPHDPEQRQRGLLFGRPVRIGSRAWIGGGAIILPGITIGNDAVVGAGSVVTRDVPAGAKVVGSPARVR
- a CDS encoding ABC transporter ATP-binding protein, whose product is MAKAHASEIETEPNDSGRRPPRAVVGSHRIEEEMFGRAFDKNIIRRIWAFVRPYRAMAVVSVAALLVFTGTQLLIPLIIRHAIDHAITPAGVDRSAVLAAAGAFALAILVNFGAAYAQETVVGKMAENVLFDIRRAMFAHLQKVSLSFMDKTEVGRLMSRLQGDVNSIQEFLESSIYSVGDIALLFGIVFVMLCVNFSLGFLTLSVLPALLMIRIVWLPRAREAFMAAHDTNSVVNGALAEAIHGVRTVQSMDRQHVNFLLYDDKAHADLRTHLVAARYAQVMVPIVDGLTGLAMAVVIVVGGSMIVNGHVDVGVLVAYIFYIQRFFDPIRSLTLQYSVMQRAMASGKRLTDVLDVRIEIQDKPDAKVLAPEMDGSVEFRNVTFGYDPKNPVLKNVSFGVNPGETVALVGPTGSGKSSAMALAHRFYDVQQGQVLVGGHDVRDLTQESLGLQIAMVLQEPFLFTGTVFENIRYHKRKATRDKVIEAAKVVGAHDFIMSLADGYDTQLGERGGNLSLGQRQLVSFARALVADAKILVLDEATANIDSYTEMLIQKALTKLLKGRTGLVIAHRLATIRGADRIIVLQNGQISETGNHDKLMAMGGLYSKLYNLNYSSFNDVLEEQADPTVQAASQT